The sequence ATCTACGGCACCCTGCTCCACCCGATCCATCGCCAAAACTTCGTCGCCAAGACATCTTTTCTCTGTGACCGATTCGTCGACCCGTATATCATCGCCATCGACGCAAGCCTCGGCAGCAGAGAGCATATCGGCAACATTCGTGTCCGTCGCGGCAGTATCCGCCCTGCCGCCGCATTTACGGAGGACCTTCCTTCTATCGGCGACCTCGCCGTAACAGGCATCGTCGGAGCAAGCGGAGCATACGATTATCACACGCTCCAATCGGCACGTCTTGGTCTTGTATCACATATGGCGTCACAGCTCGCGACTGCGCTGTCGGCAGTCCTTCCCGCATCAACATAAAAAGACACCGAATATCGGTGTCTTTTGGTACTTACAGATAGCTTGCCGGATTGACCGGTCTGCCGTTGACGATAACTTCATAATGAACATGCGGGCCTGTACTTCTGCCCGTATTGCCCATCGTCGCGATCTTCTGACCTTTTTTTACTTTTGCTCCCTTCGGAACAAGGAGCTTCTGACAATGTCCGTAGAGTGTTTTGATACCATTGCCGTGATCGACGGTGACGCAGTAGCCGTAAGCACCGTGCCACTCGCTCATCGTAACGACACCTGCTGCCGTGGCAACGATCGGTGTACCAACGCTGTTGGCAACGTCAAGACCTGCATGAAGTCTGCCCCAACGTGAGCCGTAATGCGACGATATCTGACCGCGTGCAGGCACCCCTTTCGGACGCTTGACCTGCATATTGTATCGCTCTTCCAAGACAGAATGCATCTCTTTGAGATTCGTTTCGCTCGACTTCAAGTCGTACTCGATGGCACTCATACTGTCACCGACACTATTTACATCGGCTCCCGTCAAAAACGATGGAAACGACACATTCGGACGACGAAGACCCGAACGCGATACAGCATCGCTCGTCGGTGTGTTCGTCAATTGGCGCATCTCTGCTTCGAGCGCATGTATTCTGTTGACATCAGCCTGCAGATCGTTCGCCTTTTGAGCCAACACATTGATCTGCTCTTGTTGTTCTATATTCTTTGCACGGAGCGCCTCGAGCTCGGCTTTGTCCGAACTGCTGAGCTGTCCGTTGATACCCACTTGCACAAGCATGGCCAGCATACCTACTATGATGAGTCCGACGATACCGACAAGACCTTGCATCATTCGTTTCGACAGACTGTACTCTTTCGTCTTGCCGTCCGAGATCATCATAAGTGTAACACGATTCTGCTCTTTTTCATTTACCATGCGGGTTCATCACCTCACTTGTTTTCAAGAGTTGCCATCTATTATATACGATTTTCCGAATTTGTCAAGCTTTTATCCTTTTATTTCCTTTTAACCCTTTTTTTGTTTATTTTTGTATATCTTAATACTTGTTTTTGTATACAAAAAAGACGACCCGAAGGCCGTCTTATAATATCCCCCATGAGCATAAGATACCTGCGACGAGTACGGCAGGCAGGAGATTGGCGATCTTTATTTTGCTGATATTAAGAAGCATCAGGCCGATACCAAGGATGAGAAGTCCACCGACAGCCGTCACTTCGCAGATGACAGCGTCTGTCAGATACGGTGCTACCCATGTGGCGAGAAGCGTGATACCGCCTTGATAAAGAAATACAGGAATGATAGACAAGATCACGCCGACGCCGAGCGTGGCGGTGAAGATGACAGCACCCGTTCCGTCGAGCATGGCTTTGGCATAGAGTGTCGAAGCATCACCTGTCAGACCGTCCTGCAGCGAGCCGATGATAGCCATCGCACCGATGCAGTAGACGAGCGATGTCGTGACGAACGCCTTGCCGATGGAACCGCCCGACGATTGGAACCGTGCACTGAGCCGCTCGCCCGCTCGATTGAGCCTGCCGTCGATATCAAGCATCTCGCCGATGACGGCACCGATGATCATGCTGATGGTGACGACGAGGACATTCTGCGTCTTGATGGCCATCGTCAGACCAATGAGGAGGACGCTGAGGCCGAGGCCTTGCATGACCGTATCTTGATATTTGGGCGACATTTTCGATTTTAAAAGCAGTCCAAGACCGCTTCCTGCGGCAATCGCCAGACAGTTGACGATCGTTCCTTTCATACTACCATTCCTCTCTGTGCTTACGAAAAAGCCGATAAGAACGCATCTTATCGGCTCTTATTTATACATGAAATTCTCTTTGTGTTCTCTTGGCTTTACGCTCTGCGGTAAGAAGCTCAAGCAGCCTTTGCAGTTCGTCTTCCGAGTAGAATTCGATCTCGATCTTGCTTTTTTTCTTGCCGGGTCTGATGTTGACCTGCGTACCGAGTGCCGATTTTAAACGGTCTTCCGCTTCTGTGAGGAAGATCTCTTTTTTCGGCTTTACCTTTTCAGGCTCATCTTTGCGCTCCAATACACGCTTGACGAGTTCTTCCGACGCACGTGCCGACAGACCGTTGTCTGCGATATGATATGCCAGTTTTATCTGTAGTTCCTCGTCTGTGATGATGACGAGAGGACGTACCTGTCCCATCGTGAGCGTTCCACGTGAAACAAGCTCCTGTACCGTAGGTTCAAGTGCCAAAAGGCGCATCACATTGGCGATATACGAACGAGAACGCCCCATACGCTGTGCGAGCTCCTCCTGCGTCAAACCGAATTCTGTTATCAGGTTCTTGTAGGCAGTCGCTTCTTCCATCACGTTGAGGTCTTCGCGCTGAAGGTTCTCGATGAGCGCGATCTCCGACATTTCTTTGTTGTCGTACGATTTCACGACAGCAGGGATCTCTTTGATGCCTGCCAGCTTCGCCGCGCGCAGACGACGTTCGCCCGCCGCAAGCTCATATCCGCCTGCGACTTTACGCACAACGATCGGCTGAAGCACACCGTACGCTTCAATGGACGCTTTGAGTTCGGCAAGCGCGCTGTCATCGAAGCTCTTACGCGGCTGAAACTCATTCGCACGGATCTCATCAAGCGGTATCATGACCAGACTGCCCGAC is a genomic window of Selenomonadales bacterium containing:
- the yyaC gene encoding spore protease YyaC, with protein sequence MLDTTHTLTESLRTYLTVPIQAGRDILVVCIGTDRSTGDSFGPFTGSLLESSTRYPYIYGTLLHPIHRQNFVAKTSFLCDRFVDPYIIAIDASLGSREHIGNIRVRRGSIRPAAAFTEDLPSIGDLAVTGIVGASGAYDYHTLQSARLGLVSHMASQLATALSAVLPAST
- a CDS encoding peptidoglycan DD-metalloendopeptidase family protein; translated protein: MVNEKEQNRVTLMMISDGKTKEYSLSKRMMQGLVGIVGLIIVGMLAMLVQVGINGQLSSSDKAELEALRAKNIEQQEQINVLAQKANDLQADVNRIHALEAEMRQLTNTPTSDAVSRSGLRRPNVSFPSFLTGADVNSVGDSMSAIEYDLKSSETNLKEMHSVLEERYNMQVKRPKGVPARGQISSHYGSRWGRLHAGLDVANSVGTPIVATAAGVVTMSEWHGAYGYCVTVDHGNGIKTLYGHCQKLLVPKGAKVKKGQKIATMGNTGRSTGPHVHYEVIVNGRPVNPASYL
- a CDS encoding DUF554 domain-containing protein produces the protein MKGTIVNCLAIAAGSGLGLLLKSKMSPKYQDTVMQGLGLSVLLIGLTMAIKTQNVLVVTISMIIGAVIGEMLDIDGRLNRAGERLSARFQSSGGSIGKAFVTTSLVYCIGAMAIIGSLQDGLTGDASTLYAKAMLDGTGAVIFTATLGVGVILSIIPVFLYQGGITLLATWVAPYLTDAVICEVTAVGGLLILGIGLMLLNISKIKIANLLPAVLVAGILCSWGIL
- a CDS encoding ParB/RepB/Spo0J family partition protein, which codes for MRKTKGGLGRGILTGGKGIGAIISDEVPSGSLVMIPLDEIRANEFQPRKSFDDSALAELKASIEAYGVLQPIVVRKVAGGYELAAGERRLRAAKLAGIKEIPAVVKSYDNKEMSEIALIENLQREDLNVMEEATAYKNLITEFGLTQEELAQRMGRSRSYIANVMRLLALEPTVQELVSRGTLTMGQVRPLVIITDEELQIKLAYHIADNGLSARASEELVKRVLERKDEPEKVKPKKEIFLTEAEDRLKSALGTQVNIRPGKKKSKIEIEFYSEDELQRLLELLTAERKAKRTQREFHV